A window of Ignavibacteriales bacterium contains these coding sequences:
- a CDS encoding cation:proton antiporter has product MNLTSGEIAIFLFVIAIMLFIARSLGELLRLIKQPIIIGEILAGIILGPTIFGLFFPDLYNNLFLGTTNIRIALDGITTLGVVMLMLVSGLEVDLAVIVRQGKVASITSIMGIVFPFSLGFSIAYMFPDFLGIANENQKLVFALFVGTALSITALPVVARTLMDLNIFKSELGFIIIASAMFNDLIGWIIFSVILSMVGGSAENFSVGTTITLTFLFIFFTLLIGRKIINKLLPIIQQKISFPGGVLTFILILGFLSAAFTQYIGIHAIFGAFIIGIAIGDSAALKEKTREIIQQFVTNIFAPLFFVSIGLKVNFIKHLDFSIVVIFLVLAFIGKIVGCGLGAYWGGLNKNDSLVVGFGMNSRGAMEIVLGLLALEFGLIQEKVFVALVIMALVTSLASAPLMNLFLVERKRFNFKQLINLRNIYFSTVLNKQQIIMELTERAAKELRLNANEIYEEVWKREEMISTGIANYLAIPHAKLNIKRPYIFAAINLTGIDFESIDKLPAKVILLLLTPQNNNELQLKLLAEIANCFKDRNEVEELIRSKTPEEFHLKLLQK; this is encoded by the coding sequence TTGAATTTAACTTCAGGTGAAATAGCAATTTTTCTTTTTGTAATTGCAATAATGCTATTTATTGCAAGATCGCTTGGAGAATTATTGCGATTAATAAAGCAACCGATAATTATTGGGGAAATATTAGCCGGAATTATTTTAGGTCCAACAATCTTTGGCTTATTTTTTCCTGATTTATACAATAATTTATTTCTTGGTACAACAAACATAAGAATTGCACTAGATGGGATTACAACTCTTGGTGTAGTTATGCTTATGCTAGTATCAGGACTTGAAGTTGATCTTGCAGTAATTGTAAGACAGGGGAAAGTAGCATCAATTACAAGTATTATGGGAATTGTTTTTCCATTTTCTCTTGGATTTTCAATTGCCTATATGTTCCCGGATTTTCTTGGTATTGCTAATGAAAATCAGAAATTAGTATTTGCTCTTTTTGTAGGAACAGCATTATCGATTACAGCATTGCCAGTTGTTGCAAGAACATTAATGGATTTAAATATCTTCAAATCCGAATTAGGATTTATTATAATTGCTTCGGCTATGTTTAATGATTTAATAGGATGGATAATATTTTCTGTAATATTAAGCATGGTAGGCGGCTCTGCCGAAAACTTTTCCGTTGGGACTACTATAACTCTTACTTTCCTTTTTATATTTTTTACTTTACTAATTGGAAGAAAAATAATTAATAAACTTCTTCCTATCATTCAACAAAAAATATCTTTTCCCGGCGGTGTATTAACATTTATATTAATCCTGGGATTTCTTAGTGCGGCATTTACACAATACATTGGTATCCACGCCATTTTTGGAGCATTCATTATTGGTATTGCTATAGGCGATTCTGCTGCCTTAAAGGAAAAAACAAGAGAAATTATCCAGCAATTCGTTACTAATATATTTGCGCCGCTCTTCTTTGTTTCTATTGGTCTGAAAGTAAACTTCATTAAACATCTTGATTTTTCGATAGTGGTTATTTTTCTTGTGTTAGCTTTTATTGGAAAAATTGTTGGGTGTGGTTTAGGTGCATATTGGGGCGGTTTAAATAAAAATGATTCCCTTGTGGTTGGATTTGGAATGAATTCGCGTGGCGCAATGGAAATTGTATTAGGATTACTGGCTTTAGAGTTTGGATTGATTCAGGAAAAAGTATTTGTCGCCTTGGTAATTATGGCTCTGGTAACTTCCTTAGCAAGCGCCCCACTTATGAATTTATTTTTAGTTGAACGGAAACGATTTAATTTTAAGCAGCTTATCAACCTAAGAAATATTTACTTTTCCACTGTTCTAAACAAACAACAAATTATTATGGAGCTTACTGAAAGAGCTGCCAAGGAATTAAGACTTAATGCCAATGAAATTTATGAGGAGGTTTGGAAAAGAGAAGAAATGATATCTACAGGTATTGCAAATTATTTAGCAATACCGCATGCTAAGTTGAATATTAAGAGACCATATATTTTTGCTGCAATAAATCTGACTGGAATTGATTTTGAATCAATTGATAAACTTCCCGCAAAAGTAATTCTGCTGCTATTAACTCCACAAAATAACAATGAACTGCAATTGAAACTACTTGCTGAAATTGCAAACTGCTTTAAGGATAGAAATGAGGTTGAAGAACTTATTAGATCAAAAACGCCGGAAGAATTCCACTTAAAGCTGCTACAAAAATGA
- a CDS encoding Nramp family divalent metal transporter yields MSKSLGEVHSSVNLKPQSNFWVRLFTFSGPAFMVSVGYMDPGNWATDIAGGAQFGYKLIWVILLANLMAVLFQTLSARLGIVYGKDLAQACRDHYPKPINFILWIVCEIAIAACDLAEVLGSAIGLYILFGIPLLWGVLITTFDVLILMTLMSFGIRKMEAFILSLVVTIGICFGLEMILSKPQLGQIFTGFLPTSLNSEALFIALGIIGATVMPHNLYLHSALVQSRFVKKTNEGIKEANKFNFIDSVVALNSAFFVNAAILILAASVFFTSGHSDIASIIDAHALLAPLLGSSIAPIAFGIALLAAGQSSTITGTFAGQIVMEGFVGLKMRPWLRRLTTRLLAIIPAVIVIKISGDHAVDSLLILSQVILSIQLPFALIPLLHFTSSKQMMGKFASNKIIETFAWIASLLIITLNVKLVFDTILLNISAPTAIGYFTRFFLIPMSAILLPLLLYLVSEPFIKKDKITKIIYGRRKDFSITTPFTNAMGLTKIGIALEGNKERDEQIIFGAMQIIKTMKASIYLIHCVQTVTAHFIGEMVEDDETLKMKDYLNEFAEKLEKENFSVHTIITGGEPQNEIIKIAKKQNLELIIAGSHGHRFISDLIYGSTINGVRQALKLPVLAIPVSKK; encoded by the coding sequence ATGAGTAAATCTCTTGGTGAAGTACATTCTTCAGTTAATCTGAAACCGCAATCAAATTTTTGGGTACGGTTATTCACGTTTTCTGGACCTGCATTTATGGTGTCTGTTGGATATATGGACCCAGGTAACTGGGCAACTGATATTGCAGGCGGAGCTCAATTTGGTTATAAATTAATTTGGGTTATTCTTTTAGCTAATTTGATGGCGGTTCTTTTCCAAACACTATCTGCCAGGTTGGGGATTGTTTATGGTAAAGACTTAGCTCAAGCATGCAGAGATCATTATCCAAAACCAATTAATTTTATACTTTGGATTGTTTGCGAAATTGCAATTGCAGCCTGTGATCTTGCTGAAGTACTTGGTTCTGCAATTGGATTGTATATTCTATTTGGAATCCCATTGTTGTGGGGCGTTTTAATTACAACTTTTGATGTTTTAATATTAATGACTCTTATGTCTTTCGGTATAAGAAAAATGGAAGCATTCATACTTTCACTTGTAGTTACAATTGGTATTTGCTTTGGTTTAGAAATGATTTTATCAAAACCACAGCTTGGTCAAATTTTTACCGGCTTTCTACCAACATCACTTAATAGTGAAGCATTATTTATTGCATTAGGAATTATTGGTGCTACTGTTATGCCTCACAACCTTTATCTCCATTCTGCATTGGTGCAGTCACGGTTTGTAAAAAAAACTAATGAAGGAATAAAAGAAGCTAATAAATTTAATTTTATAGATTCAGTCGTTGCACTTAACTCAGCCTTTTTTGTTAACGCAGCAATATTAATTTTGGCAGCATCTGTTTTCTTCACGTCTGGTCATTCAGATATTGCTTCAATTATAGATGCACATGCTTTGCTTGCACCTTTACTTGGTTCCAGTATTGCACCAATTGCATTTGGGATTGCTTTACTCGCCGCCGGGCAATCATCAACAATTACCGGAACTTTTGCAGGACAGATTGTAATGGAAGGATTTGTTGGATTAAAAATGCGTCCATGGTTAAGACGATTAACAACTCGACTGTTGGCGATAATTCCCGCGGTAATAGTTATAAAAATTTCTGGTGATCATGCAGTCGATTCTCTTCTAATACTTTCCCAGGTAATTCTTTCTATTCAGCTCCCATTTGCTCTAATTCCGCTCCTTCACTTTACAAGCAGTAAACAAATGATGGGAAAATTTGCTTCGAATAAAATTATAGAAACATTTGCTTGGATTGCTTCTTTATTGATCATCACTTTAAATGTTAAGTTGGTTTTTGATACCATATTATTGAACATTTCTGCACCAACGGCAATTGGTTACTTTACGCGGTTTTTCCTGATACCTATGTCCGCAATCCTGCTTCCGCTTCTATTATATTTAGTATCGGAACCATTCATTAAGAAAGATAAAATTACAAAAATTATTTATGGCAGACGGAAAGATTTTTCTATTACTACTCCTTTTACCAACGCAATGGGTTTAACTAAAATTGGCATTGCCTTGGAAGGAAACAAAGAACGAGATGAACAAATTATTTTTGGAGCGATGCAAATTATAAAAACAATGAAAGCGTCAATATATCTAATCCATTGCGTTCAAACCGTAACAGCACACTTTATAGGTGAGATGGTGGAAGATGACGAAACTTTAAAGATGAAAGATTACTTAAATGAATTTGCTGAAAAGCTTGAAAAGGAAAATTTCTCGGTTCACACTATAATAACCGGCGGTGAACCACAAAATGAAATTATTAAGATTGCCAAAAAACAAAATTTAGAATTAATTATTGCAGGAAGCCACGGACATAGGTTTATTAGCGATTTAATTTATGGTTCTACAATAAATGGTGTTAGACAAGCTTTAAAACTTCCTGTGCTGGCAATACCGGTAAGTAAAAAATAA